The window CTACAGCTTTAACAGAATCTTGGGCAGCTTTGCCAACGGTTTCGAACAATCATTTTATGCTTGGGCATTTAATGGAGTGGTTTTATAGCGGTGTTGGTGGTATCCGTCAGGCAGAGAATTCCATTGCTTTTAACAATATTAGAATTGAACCTGAAGTGGTTGGAGACCTTACCTCAGCAAATGTAAGTTACAATTCTCCTTACGGAGTAATTTCGACCAAATGGACCAAAACGGATAAAGTTTTTATATTGGAAGTGAATATTCCTGTTAATACGAAGGCGGCTATTTATTTCCCAGGGAAATTAAAACAGACGATAACCGATGAAATTAATCCTAGGATAAATGCTTTGAGGTTTGAAAATGGAAAAGCGACAGTTAATGTAGGTTCTGGACATTATAAATTTAAATGTACCAATGATTAGAGCCATAATCTTAATAATTTTATTTTTCGCTGCATCGGGTGTTCATGCTCAATCAGTCAAGCCGGTTTCAGCTGAAACCATGGAGAAAATTTATCAGGAAGTTAAAACGCCATTTAAACATGGTTTAGTGATGGTTCCTGATGATGCTCAACATAAAATGGATTGTCCGACAATTTTCAAAAAGGGAAAATATTGGTACATGACCTACCTAATTTACAGCGGGAGAGGTTACGAAACTTGGCTATCAAAAAGTAAGGATTTATTGCATTGGGAAAATCAGGGGAAAATAATGTCCTTTGGAGATTCTGGAAATTGGGATGATAATCAAAAAGCAGGTTACAACGCCTTACAAAATACAAAATGGGGAGGAAATTATACGCCGAGTAAATTTGATGGGAAATATTGGATGTCGTATTTTGGAGGAAAAGAAAGAGGTTATGAGGTTGAGCCATTATCAATTGGAATGGCTTTTACCAACAAAAATCCAGCTTTGGTTCAAGAATGGAGTCGATTGGATAAGCCTGTTTTAACTTCGGCAGATGCAGATGTTCGGTGGTGGGAAAATAGAAATAAACTTTTCAAAAGTACTGTAATAAAAGATAA is drawn from Pedobacter mucosus and contains these coding sequences:
- a CDS encoding glycosylase, which codes for MIRAIILIILFFAASGVHAQSVKPVSAETMEKIYQEVKTPFKHGLVMVPDDAQHKMDCPTIFKKGKYWYMTYLIYSGRGYETWLSKSKDLLHWENQGKIMSFGDSGNWDDNQKAGYNALQNTKWGGNYTPSKFDGKYWMSYFGGKERGYEVEPLSIGMAFTNKNPALVQEWSRLDKPVLTSADADVRWWENRNKLFKSTVIKDKQKFTGHPFVMYYNAVGDSLVNNKKTRWYERIGMAVSDDMVHWQRFNKNPVVHHPVGITGDAVIQKINGVYVMFYFGAFWEDRKGAFNRFAASNDLINWTDWTGQNLIESSEKYDELYAHKSFVLKYKGIVYHFYCAVNKQDQRGIAVATSKDLGKSKLNFVTEIKN